A region of Aquarana catesbeiana isolate 2022-GZ linkage group LG08, ASM4218655v1, whole genome shotgun sequence DNA encodes the following proteins:
- the UBE2D1 gene encoding ubiquitin-conjugating enzyme E2 D1 isoform X3: protein MALKRIQKPDSPYQGGVFFLTIQFPTDYPFKPPKVAFTTKIYHPNINSNGSICLDILRSQWSPALTVSKVLLSICSLLCDPNPDDPLVPDIAQTYKTDKDKYNRIAREWTQKYAM, encoded by the exons cctgaCAGTCCATATCAAGGTGGAGTCTTCTTTCTCACAATCCAGTTTCCAACAGATTATCCATTCAAACCGCCAAAG gttgcgtTTACGACAAAAATATACCATCCAAACATAAACAGCAATGGAAGTATTTGTCTTGACATTCTGCGATCACAGTGGTCCCCAGCTTTGACTGTTTCAAAAG TTTTGTTGTCCATATGCTCCTTACTCTGTGATCCAAACCCAGATGATCCTTTAGTACCAGATATTGCACAGACCTACAAGACAGACAAGGataa gTACAACAGAATAGCCAGAGAATGGACTCAGAAATATGCAATGTAA
- the UBE2D1 gene encoding ubiquitin-conjugating enzyme E2 D1 isoform X1 produces the protein MALKRIQKELTDLQRDPPAQCSAGPVGDDMFHWQATIMGPPDSPYQGGVFFLTIQFPTDYPFKPPKVAFTTKIYHPNINSNGSICLDILRSQWSPALTVSKVLLSICSLLCDPNPDDPLVPDIAQTYKTDKDKYNRIAREWTQKYAM, from the exons gAGTTGACAGACTTGCAGCGTGATCCTCCAGCCCAGTGCTCAGCAGGACCAGTAGGAGATGACA TGTTTCACTGGCAGGCCACAATAATGGGACCT cctgaCAGTCCATATCAAGGTGGAGTCTTCTTTCTCACAATCCAGTTTCCAACAGATTATCCATTCAAACCGCCAAAG gttgcgtTTACGACAAAAATATACCATCCAAACATAAACAGCAATGGAAGTATTTGTCTTGACATTCTGCGATCACAGTGGTCCCCAGCTTTGACTGTTTCAAAAG TTTTGTTGTCCATATGCTCCTTACTCTGTGATCCAAACCCAGATGATCCTTTAGTACCAGATATTGCACAGACCTACAAGACAGACAAGGataa gTACAACAGAATAGCCAGAGAATGGACTCAGAAATATGCAATGTAA
- the UBE2D1 gene encoding ubiquitin-conjugating enzyme E2 D1 isoform X2 gives MFHWQATIMGPPDSPYQGGVFFLTIQFPTDYPFKPPKVAFTTKIYHPNINSNGSICLDILRSQWSPALTVSKVLLSICSLLCDPNPDDPLVPDIAQTYKTDKDKYNRIAREWTQKYAM, from the exons A TGTTTCACTGGCAGGCCACAATAATGGGACCT cctgaCAGTCCATATCAAGGTGGAGTCTTCTTTCTCACAATCCAGTTTCCAACAGATTATCCATTCAAACCGCCAAAG gttgcgtTTACGACAAAAATATACCATCCAAACATAAACAGCAATGGAAGTATTTGTCTTGACATTCTGCGATCACAGTGGTCCCCAGCTTTGACTGTTTCAAAAG TTTTGTTGTCCATATGCTCCTTACTCTGTGATCCAAACCCAGATGATCCTTTAGTACCAGATATTGCACAGACCTACAAGACAGACAAGGataa gTACAACAGAATAGCCAGAGAATGGACTCAGAAATATGCAATGTAA